From the genome of Fundulus heteroclitus isolate FHET01 chromosome 7, MU-UCD_Fhet_4.1, whole genome shotgun sequence, one region includes:
- the LOC105937174 gene encoding uncharacterized protein LOC105937174 → MKEQHSLENIDSLFFQFAVKTRELSQKRNEIQQQIKVCRTGITEKRSCIEILQGYVKNLEEEIRVKESAVTRNKEKAKSLKATNSLLLQYEQTLKAELDSRKNSFNHDQELYEERIASYRQTLQSHKETYFQNPVAQKLLQLQAEIEETETRIKDCDNCMAMKQKELQHLAGPAVTSYSIEMLPDSVLGQPATTEDEQSEQTMDGAIDISSIDLNQAASDHEPDVEANTEAMNRENEAQDPAGYLSAPDKTNEELWSHQQLDEPGPPDELHSETEEPRQFKRGTGSSRFSINCAASHFSGSRGCPEGWPAG, encoded by the exons ATGAAGGAGCAGCATTCACTCGAGAATATAGACAGCCTCTTTTTTCAGTTTg CTGTTAAAACTCGAGAGCTCTCTCAAAAGAGGAATGAAATCCAGCAACAAATTAAAG TGTGCAGAACTGGCATCACTGAGAAGAGGTCTTGCATTGAAATACTTCAAGGATATGTCAAGAATCTTGAAGAGGAAATCAGAGTGAAGGAGAGCGCTGTAACGAGGAATAAGGAAAAGGCAAAAAG CTTGAAGGCGACCAACAGCCTGCTTCTTCAGTATGAACAGACACTAAAGGCTGAACTAGACAGTAGGAAAAACAGCTTCAACCATGACCA GGAACTCTATGAAGAGAGGATTGCAAGCTACAGACAGACACTGCAGTCACACAAAGAAACATATTTCCAAAACCCTGTCGCTCAGAAGCTCCTCCAGCTGCAGGCTGAAATCGAGGAAACTGAGACCAGAATTAAAGACTGTGACAACTGCATGGCGATGAAACAGAAGGAACTGCAACACCTCGCTG GTCCAGCCGTCACGTCTTACTCCATTGAGATGCTACCAGACAg TGTTTTAGGCCAGCCGGCCACAACAGAAGACGAACAATCTGAACAGACCATGGATGGCGCCATTGACATCTCATCTATTGATCTTAACCAAGCAGCT AGCGACCATGAACCTGATGTGGAAGCAAACACCGAGGCGATGAACAGAGAAAACGAAGCGCAGGATCCAGCCGGCTATCTCTCTGCCCCTGACAAAACAAATGAGGAGCTGTGGTCTCATCAGCAGTTGGATG AGCCAGGTCCACCAGATGAATTGCACTCTGAGACAGAGGAGCCCAGACAATTCAAAAGAGGAACCGGTTCCAGTCGCTTCTCTATTAACT GTGCAGCTTCCCACTTTAGCGGGTCCAGAGGATGTCCCGAAGGATGGCCTGCAGGATGA